A region of Sparus aurata chromosome 8, fSpaAur1.1, whole genome shotgun sequence DNA encodes the following proteins:
- the fezf1 gene encoding fez family zinc finger protein 1: MDGPLRRPAGILGSPPASGSQPAGSDMLTSGGSSSKPLAFSIDRIMARTPEPKSIPLPSWFQSAPVGKPDVCPSSLHCMIPLVPLGYEPGHRLSISGLDPGHLDASSLAAPADFLGFGLNYKNQQEDSAVSQSAGQYKLFRPRVVNQSSFPTMGTVCYLNCSGDGGACPPPAGLVNLHPMASYLLTARHKAFMAEKSKPGLQQAGERYPVSGVQAFKELSQSQIQHYMKERDQILTDKIFKGSAAAAAAAAARLSGSCPGSKPKVFTCEVCGKVFNAHYNLTRHMPVHTGARPFVCKVCGKGFRQASTLCRHKIIHTQEKPHKCNQCGKAFNRSSTLNTHTRIHAGYKPFVCEFCGKGFHQKGNYKNHKLTHSGEKQFKCSICSKAFHQVYNLTFHMHTHNDKKPFTCPTCGKGFCRNFDLKKHIRKLHDPAGPQSPPQA, encoded by the exons ATGGACGGTCCTCTCCGCCGCCCAGCGGGGATCCTCGGCTCCCCCCCGGCTTCTGGGAGCCAGCCCGCGGGCTCCGACATGCTCACCtccggcggcagcagcagcaagccTCTCGCTTTCTCCATCGACCGGATTATGGCCAGGACGCCCGAGCCCAAGTCGATACCGCTCCCCAGCTGGTTCCAGTCCGCTCCCGTGGGGAAACCCGACGTGTGTCCCTCCTCGCTGCATTGTATGATCCCGCTGGTGCCGCTCGGCTACGAACCGGGCCACCGGCTCAGCATCAGCGGGCTGGATCCGGGCCACCTCGACGCGTCCTCTCTCGCCGCTCCCGCAGACTTTTTGGGCTTCGGGTTGAACTATAAGAACCAGCAGGAGGACTCCGCTGTGAGCCAGAGCGCCGGCCAGTACAAACTCTTCAGACCCCGGGTGGTGAACCAGTCCTCCTTCCCCACCATGGGCACCGTGTGCTACCTGAACTGCAGCGGGGACGGCGGCGCGTGTCCTCCGCCGGCCGGCCTGGTCAACCTGCACCCGATGGCCTCCTACCTGCTCACCGCCCGGCACAAAGCCTTCATGGCGGAGAAGAGCAAGCCGGGCCTGCAGCAGGCCGGGGAGCGGTACCCGGTGTCCGGCGTGCAGGCCTTCAAGGAGCTGTCTCAGAGCCAGATCCAGCACTACATGAAGGAGCGGGACCAGATCCTCACCGACAAGATCTTCAAGGGCTCTGCGGCGGCGgctgcggcggcggcggccCGGCTGAGCGGCTCCTGTCCCGGCAGCAAGCCCAAAGTCTTCACCTGCGAGGTCTGCGGCAAG GTGTTTAACGCGCACTACAACCTGACCCGCCACATGCCCGTGCACACCGGCGCGCGACCGTTCGTGTGTAAAGTTTGCGGTAAAGGGTTCCGACAGGCGAGCACACTGTGCCGGCACAAGATCATCCACACTcag gaAAAACCGCACAAGTGTAATCAGTGCGGGAAAGCCTTCAACCGCAGCTCCACGCTCAACACGCACACGCGCATCCACGCGGGATACAAACCGTTCGTGTGCGAGTTCTGCGGGAAAGGATTCCATCAGAAAG gAAACTACAAGAACCACAAGCTGACGCACAGCGGCGAGAAGCAGTTCAAGTGCTCCATCTGCAGCAAGGCGTTCCACCAGGTGTACAACCTCACCTtccacatgcacacgcacaacGACAAGAAGCCCTTCACCTGCCCCACCTGCGGGAAGGGCTTCTGCAGGAACTTTGACCTGAAGAAACACATCAGGAAGCTGCACGACCCGGCCGGCCCTCAGTCGCCTCCGCAGGCCTGA